From Ferrovibrio sp. MS7, a single genomic window includes:
- the rfbA gene encoding glucose-1-phosphate thymidylyltransferase RfbA: MKGIILAGGTGSRLHPATSVVSKQLLPIYDKPMIFYPLTTLMLAGITEILVITTPRDQAAFSALLEDGSQWGIRISYAVQPEPNGIAQAFIIGRDFLNGEPAALVLGDNIFYGENFGALLRRAVSNSSNGATVFGYWVVDPERYGVLDLNPDGSVKAIIEKPKQAPSNWAVTGLYFYDAEVCDIAAQLKPSARGELEITDLNNAYLARGKLGVEKFGRGFAWLDTGTPDSLLDACNFMATVEKRQGLKIAVPEEVAWRLGFIDSAQVERRAD; encoded by the coding sequence ATGAAGGGCATCATCCTGGCCGGCGGCACCGGCTCGCGGCTGCATCCGGCGACCTCGGTGGTGAGCAAGCAACTGCTGCCGATCTACGACAAGCCGATGATCTTCTATCCGCTGACCACGCTGATGCTGGCCGGGATCACGGAGATTCTGGTGATCACCACGCCGCGCGATCAGGCGGCCTTTTCGGCGTTGCTGGAGGATGGCAGCCAGTGGGGCATCCGTATCAGCTATGCCGTGCAGCCGGAGCCGAACGGCATCGCCCAGGCCTTCATCATCGGGCGCGACTTCCTGAACGGCGAACCGGCGGCCCTGGTGCTGGGCGACAACATCTTCTACGGCGAGAATTTCGGCGCCCTGCTGCGCCGCGCGGTCAGCAACAGCAGCAATGGCGCAACGGTGTTCGGCTATTGGGTGGTGGACCCGGAACGCTACGGCGTGCTGGACCTCAATCCCGATGGCAGCGTCAAGGCGATCATCGAGAAGCCGAAACAGGCGCCGAGCAACTGGGCGGTGACCGGGCTTTACTTCTACGATGCCGAAGTCTGCGACATAGCGGCCCAGTTGAAGCCCTCGGCGCGCGGCGAACTGGAAATCACCGACCTGAACAACGCCTACTTGGCACGCGGCAAGCTGGGGGTGGAGAAGTTCGGCCGTGGCTTCGCCTGGCTGGATACCGGCACGCCGGACAGCCTGCTCGATGCCTGCAACTTCATGGCCACGGTGGAGAAGCGCCAGGGCCTGAAGATCGCGGTGCCGGAAGAGGTCGCCTGGCGGCTGGGCTTCATCGATTCAGCCCAGGTCGAGCGCCGCGCCGACTA